In Marivirga salinae, a single window of DNA contains:
- a CDS encoding family 16 glycosylhydrolase: MIFRFQMLLLSLFFLSCESTEPDLVALTPSNLTINVSVDESITSKVTVDASAENANYYEFSFGDGTEKLRDDSGEITYTYQEEGNYTIEVFAHTTADVFISATESVEIIIEQNSGIDDEGFESPLEYEGYNLVWQDEFEADQLSDDYTFEIGKGSSGWGNNESQYYREENTRLEEGYLVIQAKKENFEGQEYTSSRIITEGKKEFKYGRFDIRARMPYGQGIWPAIWMLGSNFRQVGWPQCGEIDIMEMIGGQGRESIVHGTVHWQSDNGYANFGHSKQLSGVTLADQFHVFSIIWDENSITWLIDNQAYGSIDTTPSHLDEFREEFFFIFNVAVGGNWPGYPDGNTEFPQEMWIDYVRVFQQP; the protein is encoded by the coding sequence ATGATTTTCAGATTCCAAATGTTATTGCTTTCCTTGTTCTTTTTATCATGTGAGAGCACAGAACCGGATTTAGTTGCATTAACCCCAAGTAATCTAACTATTAATGTAAGTGTAGATGAAAGTATCACTAGTAAAGTTACAGTGGATGCATCTGCTGAGAATGCAAATTACTATGAGTTTTCATTTGGAGATGGAACTGAAAAACTTAGAGATGATAGTGGTGAAATAACCTATACCTATCAGGAAGAAGGGAATTATACTATAGAGGTATTTGCGCATACTACCGCAGATGTATTTATTTCGGCTACTGAATCTGTTGAAATCATTATTGAACAGAATTCTGGAATTGATGATGAAGGTTTTGAATCTCCTTTGGAGTACGAGGGCTATAATTTAGTATGGCAAGATGAATTTGAAGCTGATCAACTTTCTGACGACTATACATTTGAAATCGGAAAAGGCAGCAGCGGATGGGGAAATAATGAATCTCAATATTATAGAGAAGAAAATACTCGCTTAGAAGAGGGGTATTTAGTTATTCAAGCCAAAAAAGAAAATTTTGAAGGACAAGAATATACATCCTCCAGAATTATTACCGAAGGTAAAAAGGAATTTAAGTATGGTCGATTTGATATTCGTGCCAGAATGCCATACGGACAAGGAATTTGGCCTGCAATATGGATGTTAGGATCGAATTTTAGACAAGTCGGCTGGCCACAATGTGGTGAAATTGATATTATGGAAATGATAGGGGGGCAAGGAAGAGAAAGTATTGTTCACGGTACCGTTCACTGGCAAAGCGATAATGGTTATGCTAATTTTGGTCATAGTAAACAATTATCTGGTGTGACACTGGCGGATCAATTTCATGTGTTTTCTATTATTTGGGATGAGAATTCAATTACATGGTTAATTGATAACCAAGCTTATGGTTCAATTGATACCACGCCATCGCATTTAGATGAATTTAGGGAGGAATTTTTCTTTATTTTTAATGTAGCCGTAGGAGGTAACTGGCCAGGCTATCCTGATGGGAATACTGAATTCCCACAAGAAATGTGGATTGACTATGTAAGAGTCTTTCAGCAACCATAA
- the bglX gene encoding beta-glucosidase BglX: MTKILLKLLGLSFAIATLWSCSNPNENRSSNNQINDKVDSVLALMRLEEKIGQLNQYSLGSEFTGPGNKKGQDSIRYQQLISGQVGSVLNLLGAEDTRKMQKLVVENTRLGIPLLFAYDVIHGYQTMFPVPLAESASWNLDLMQKTAQAAAAEAAASGLHWTFAPMIDVTVDARWGRVMEGAGEDPYLQSEIAKARINGFQGEDLAHNKTIAATAKHFAGYGYAESGKDYNSVNVNQYILHNHILPPFKAASEVNVASFMNAFNDINAVPATANQYLLQDILREKWSYDGVVVSDWNSIGELVNHAVSPDLKDAAKKAITAGSEIDMEGTAYVQYLSQLVKDGEIEESVIDNAVKHVLKLKFQLGLFDDPYKYSDVEREKEIVGNSQHHALAEEIAKESIVLLKNEDHLLPLKSFKNIAVIGPLAKDKDTPLGNWRAQAIQNSAVSLYEGLENALPQSTKLTYAEGVKLSIGPNNFFQEQVINQDDRSGFEEAKRTAKNADIVIMALGETAYMSGEGRSRADIDLPGLQKELLKEIHAINPNIVLVLMNGRPLELRWEDENIPAIVETWHLGQRAGTAIAETLLGDNNPSGKLTMSFPRHLGQLPIYYNHKVTGRPSTAPGQVFYSHYTDVGNSPLYPFGYGLSYSTFEYGEIELSKNTLKEEENITVSINVKNTSDRDGQEVVQLYIQDLVAEETPMIKSLKAFQKVQIKAGESVKVEFSINKDMLSYYKSNGDLSLEKGAFRVFIGENASVENYKEFELK; encoded by the coding sequence ATGACTAAAATACTCTTGAAATTATTAGGGCTTAGTTTTGCAATTGCAACTCTATGGTCTTGTTCGAATCCTAATGAGAACAGAAGCTCGAATAATCAAATTAATGATAAAGTAGATTCTGTCCTTGCTTTAATGAGGCTAGAGGAAAAAATTGGTCAATTAAATCAATATAGTCTAGGGAGTGAATTTACAGGTCCTGGCAATAAAAAAGGTCAAGATAGCATTCGTTACCAGCAATTAATTTCCGGTCAAGTGGGTTCTGTCTTAAATCTCTTAGGTGCTGAAGATACGCGTAAGATGCAGAAATTGGTTGTTGAAAACACCCGTTTAGGTATCCCTTTGCTATTTGCATACGATGTCATTCATGGTTATCAAACCATGTTTCCAGTTCCATTAGCTGAAAGTGCTTCATGGAATTTAGATTTGATGCAAAAAACAGCTCAAGCAGCAGCAGCAGAAGCAGCTGCCTCAGGTCTGCATTGGACTTTTGCACCAATGATTGATGTAACCGTTGATGCCCGCTGGGGAAGAGTAATGGAAGGTGCAGGTGAAGATCCTTATTTACAATCTGAAATAGCAAAAGCTAGAATCAATGGCTTTCAAGGTGAGGATTTAGCGCATAATAAAACAATAGCAGCCACTGCTAAACACTTTGCAGGTTATGGTTATGCAGAAAGTGGGAAAGATTATAATTCTGTGAATGTTAATCAATATATTCTCCATAATCATATTCTTCCACCATTTAAAGCTGCATCTGAAGTTAATGTTGCAAGCTTTATGAATGCTTTTAATGATATTAATGCAGTTCCTGCCACTGCAAACCAATATTTATTGCAGGATATCCTTAGAGAAAAGTGGAGTTATGATGGCGTTGTAGTTTCAGATTGGAATTCGATTGGGGAATTAGTTAATCATGCCGTTAGTCCTGATTTAAAAGATGCAGCCAAAAAAGCAATTACAGCAGGAAGTGAAATTGATATGGAAGGAACAGCTTATGTTCAATATTTATCTCAACTAGTAAAAGATGGGGAAATTGAAGAATCAGTAATAGATAATGCTGTAAAGCATGTTCTAAAACTAAAATTCCAATTAGGTCTTTTTGATGATCCTTATAAATACTCTGATGTAGAAAGAGAAAAAGAAATTGTAGGAAACTCACAACATCACGCTTTAGCTGAAGAAATTGCAAAAGAATCAATAGTGCTGTTGAAGAATGAGGATCATTTACTGCCATTAAAAAGCTTTAAAAATATTGCGGTTATTGGACCATTGGCTAAAGATAAAGATACGCCTTTAGGAAACTGGAGAGCCCAAGCAATACAAAATTCAGCAGTTTCATTGTACGAAGGTTTAGAAAATGCATTGCCTCAATCTACTAAATTGACATACGCTGAAGGAGTAAAATTGTCGATCGGTCCAAATAATTTTTTCCAAGAGCAAGTGATCAATCAGGATGATCGTTCAGGTTTTGAAGAAGCAAAAAGGACAGCAAAAAATGCAGATATAGTGATTATGGCCTTAGGAGAAACAGCTTATATGTCAGGAGAGGGAAGAAGCCGAGCAGATATTGACTTACCAGGTTTACAAAAGGAACTGTTAAAAGAAATTCATGCGATCAATCCTAATATTGTATTAGTATTAATGAACGGAAGACCTTTAGAATTAAGGTGGGAAGATGAAAATATTCCTGCTATTGTAGAAACCTGGCATTTAGGACAAAGAGCAGGTACTGCTATAGCTGAAACGCTTCTAGGTGATAATAATCCATCTGGTAAGTTAACGATGAGCTTTCCTCGCCATCTTGGTCAATTACCAATTTACTATAATCATAAAGTTACAGGAAGACCTTCAACCGCACCAGGCCAAGTATTTTACAGCCACTATACAGATGTTGGTAATTCTCCACTTTATCCATTTGGATATGGTTTAAGCTATTCAACATTTGAATATGGAGAAATTGAATTGTCAAAAAACACGCTTAAAGAGGAAGAAAATATCACGGTTTCAATCAATGTAAAAAACACAAGTGACAGAGATGGACAAGAAGTGGTACAACTTTATATTCAAGATTTAGTGGCGGAAGAGACTCCAATGATAAAATCATTGAAAGCATTTCAAAAAGTGCAGATTAAAGCAGGGGAATCAGTTAAGGTAGAGTTTTCTATAAATAAAGACATGCTATCTTATTACAAATCTAATGGGGATTTATCATTAGAGAAAGGTGCTTTTAGAGTATTTATTGGTGAAAATGCATCAGTTGAAAATTACAAGGAATTTGAATTGAAATGA
- a CDS encoding glycoside hydrolase family 16 protein: MRNLYLISLLILFSQCNPKDDYLIWSDEFDGSGLPDSKNWNIKEGNGCPELCGFGNNEKQFYTKNSNNLRLEDGKLIINAIKDEGKGYTSAKLTTENKQDWKYGYIEVRAKLSKGKGSWPAIWMLPTLEGNLEWPRDGEIDIMEYVGYNPGTVYGTIHTESYNHVKGTEKSDSIKVEDAHENFHIYAIHWTDQKIEWIVDGIPYHAVYKNGDGKDGWPFDNKFHLILNLAIGGNWGGKYGIDDESFPQEFVIDYVRVYSQKPDLSK, translated from the coding sequence ATGAGAAATTTATATTTAATAAGTCTTTTAATATTGTTTAGCCAGTGTAATCCAAAAGATGATTATTTGATTTGGTCTGATGAGTTTGATGGAAGCGGATTACCTGATTCTAAAAATTGGAATATTAAAGAAGGCAACGGCTGTCCTGAATTATGTGGATTTGGGAATAACGAAAAACAGTTTTATACCAAAAATTCTAACAATCTTCGGTTAGAAGATGGTAAGCTCATAATCAATGCAATAAAAGATGAGGGAAAAGGATATACATCTGCTAAACTAACTACTGAAAATAAACAGGATTGGAAATATGGATACATAGAAGTTAGAGCTAAATTATCTAAAGGAAAAGGTTCATGGCCAGCTATTTGGATGCTTCCTACTTTGGAAGGGAATTTAGAATGGCCAAGAGATGGTGAAATTGATATAATGGAGTATGTTGGATATAATCCTGGAACTGTTTATGGAACAATACACACTGAAAGTTATAATCATGTAAAAGGGACAGAAAAATCAGATTCTATTAAAGTAGAAGATGCACATGAAAATTTTCATATCTATGCTATTCATTGGACTGATCAGAAAATCGAATGGATAGTAGATGGCATTCCTTATCATGCAGTTTATAAAAATGGAGATGGAAAAGATGGTTGGCCTTTTGATAATAAATTTCATTTAATCTTAAATCTTGCAATTGGTGGAAATTGGGGAGGAAAGTATGGAATTGATGATGAAAGTTTTCCGCAAGAATTTGTGATAGATTATGTAAGAGTTTATTCTCAAAAGCCAGATTTATCTAAATAA
- a CDS encoding sugar porter family MFS transporter gives MSKKGLLILIAAVAALGGLLFGYDTGVINGAQFYFSKYFELDAAMKGWVVGSALLGCLVGALSAGYITTKIGRKAALIISASLFTVSAFGSGLPEFMQQSVTLLVIFRIIGGLGIGLASMAAPTYIAEISPKDKRGILVSFYQLAVVTGFFVVFLATYFIGEGNTPEQNIESGWRWMFWSELIPCSIFLILTFFIPRSPRWLVMSGREEEALKVLNTLHEKEEAQKEIDEIKFSLNKERKTQLKGASVLQKSVIPIIVIGSVLSLLQQFTGINAVLYYGGDIFEKALGFTQEDVLAQQILLGAVNFVFTFLAMFTVDKLGRKPLIYIGAFGMILGFLFLGGSLYFEAVGLISLIGILLFIGAFAMSMGPVTWVLLSEMFPNKIRSAAMSIAVAIQWAGNYLVSQSFPMIVESDANARGTGFWNGSLPYVIFIAFIIFLIFFTKKYIIETKGKSLEQLEGIWAEKYGKIES, from the coding sequence ATGTCAAAAAAGGGACTTTTAATATTGATAGCTGCAGTTGCTGCCCTCGGTGGATTATTATTTGGTTATGATACTGGAGTAATCAACGGTGCACAATTCTATTTTAGTAAATATTTCGAATTGGATGCCGCCATGAAAGGTTGGGTAGTAGGCAGTGCTTTACTTGGGTGTTTAGTTGGAGCTTTGTCTGCAGGTTATATTACGACAAAAATTGGAAGAAAAGCTGCTCTAATTATTTCAGCTTCTTTATTTACGGTGTCTGCTTTTGGTTCTGGTTTACCTGAATTTATGCAACAATCCGTTACTTTACTTGTTATTTTTAGAATAATCGGTGGATTAGGAATAGGTTTGGCTTCAATGGCTGCTCCAACTTATATAGCTGAAATTTCACCTAAAGACAAAAGAGGTATTCTTGTTTCATTTTATCAGTTAGCAGTAGTAACTGGTTTTTTTGTGGTGTTTTTAGCTACCTATTTTATTGGTGAAGGAAATACGCCTGAGCAAAATATAGAATCGGGATGGCGATGGATGTTCTGGTCAGAATTGATTCCTTGTTCAATTTTCTTAATTCTAACTTTTTTCATTCCTAGAAGTCCAAGATGGCTTGTTATGTCTGGTAGAGAAGAAGAAGCTTTGAAGGTTCTTAATACCTTGCATGAAAAGGAAGAAGCTCAAAAAGAAATTGATGAAATTAAATTTTCGCTCAATAAAGAACGTAAAACACAATTGAAAGGTGCTTCAGTATTACAAAAATCAGTAATCCCGATCATTGTGATAGGATCTGTATTATCCTTGTTACAACAATTTACAGGAATAAATGCAGTACTATACTATGGTGGTGATATTTTTGAAAAAGCATTAGGATTCACACAGGAAGATGTATTAGCACAACAGATTTTACTAGGTGCTGTGAACTTTGTGTTTACATTCTTAGCCATGTTTACAGTTGATAAATTAGGTAGAAAACCATTGATCTACATTGGAGCATTTGGAATGATATTAGGGTTTCTTTTCTTAGGTGGTTCATTATATTTCGAAGCTGTTGGCCTAATTTCATTAATCGGTATCTTGTTATTTATTGGGGCATTTGCTATGAGTATGGGACCTGTTACCTGGGTTTTATTGTCTGAAATGTTTCCTAATAAAATTCGAAGTGCAGCCATGTCTATTGCAGTAGCAATCCAGTGGGCCGGAAATTATTTGGTATCTCAATCTTTCCCAATGATAGTCGAGAGTGATGCTAATGCAAGAGGGACTGGCTTTTGGAACGGATCTTTGCCTTATGTTATTTTTATAGCCTTCATTATCTTTTTAATCTTCTTTACTAAGAAGTATATCATTGAAACTAAAGGTAAAAGCTTGGAGCAACTTGAAGGTATTTGGGCTGAAAAATATGGTAAAATAGAGTCGTAA
- a CDS encoding 1-acyl-sn-glycerol-3-phosphate acyltransferase, whose product MFYYLSKMILWLGGWKVSAKIPENTRKAVMIAAPHTSNWDLVWARAAFFILKIPVRFTVKKELLKGPLKWILNGLGAIGIDRTHKKGKKQSMTEAMIQLFDEREELVILITPEGTRSYQPEWKSGFYRIAEGAGVPILCGYLDYENKIAGIGPSFEAKGDMIENIEKIKDFYRPIKGKYPEKGVL is encoded by the coding sequence ATGTTTTATTACTTATCAAAAATGATACTTTGGCTAGGAGGCTGGAAAGTATCAGCAAAAATTCCGGAAAATACTAGAAAAGCAGTAATGATTGCTGCTCCTCATACTTCCAATTGGGATTTAGTTTGGGCAAGAGCTGCATTCTTTATTCTGAAAATTCCGGTTCGATTCACTGTTAAAAAAGAACTATTGAAAGGTCCATTAAAATGGATTTTGAATGGACTAGGTGCAATAGGAATTGACAGAACTCATAAAAAAGGTAAAAAACAATCCATGACGGAAGCCATGATTCAACTTTTTGATGAAAGGGAAGAGTTAGTAATTTTAATCACTCCTGAAGGAACCCGAAGTTATCAACCAGAATGGAAATCTGGTTTTTATCGCATTGCGGAAGGAGCAGGAGTTCCTATTCTTTGCGGCTATTTAGATTATGAGAATAAAATAGCTGGGATTGGCCCAAGTTTTGAGGCAAAAGGAGATATGATTGAAAACATTGAGAAAATCAAAGACTTTTATAGACCAATTAAAGGTAAATATCCTGAAAAGGGTGTTCTGTAA
- the msrB gene encoding peptide-methionine (R)-S-oxide reductase MsrB, translating to MKGNKIGKFTGILGLIFVFSFQSCAQQSSSSENKKSLKDHTFEVQKTEAEWKEVLSPLEYKVLREEGTERAFTGKYNDFKKEGIYVCNGCKTELFSSETKYESGTGWPSFYKPLNNENVLEVEDRSLGMVRTEVVCASCGGHIGHVFEDGPKPTGLRYCLNSAALDFKEK from the coding sequence ATGAAGGGGAATAAAATAGGGAAATTTACAGGCATATTAGGATTGATATTTGTATTTAGCTTTCAATCATGTGCACAACAAAGCAGTAGTTCCGAAAATAAAAAAAGTTTAAAAGACCATACTTTTGAAGTTCAGAAAACAGAAGCTGAATGGAAAGAGGTTTTAAGTCCTTTAGAATATAAGGTCTTAAGAGAAGAAGGAACTGAGCGTGCTTTTACAGGAAAATACAACGATTTTAAAAAGGAAGGTATTTATGTTTGTAACGGATGTAAAACTGAATTATTTAGCTCAGAGACTAAATACGAAAGCGGAACTGGCTGGCCAAGTTTTTACAAGCCTTTAAACAATGAAAATGTATTAGAAGTAGAGGATCGGTCACTTGGAATGGTTCGTACTGAAGTGGTTTGTGCTAGTTGCGGAGGTCATATAGGGCATGTTTTTGAAGATGGCCCAAAACCAACAGGATTAAGATATTGCTTGAATTCAGCTGCTTTGGATTTTAAAGAGAAGTAG
- a CDS encoding flavin reductase family protein, producing MTHIDLESIEKMDSRYRANLFNTISGFKSANLIGTVNKSGNTNLAIFNSVVHIGANPPYLGFILRPTTVERHTYENLKETGYYTLNHVHESFIGKAHQTSAKYERNVSEFQACGFKEEYLNEFSAPFVKESKIKLGLQFEEEHLIKANDTILVVGKVIHAFLDEKLISADGSVDLSEAGTVTISGLYEYLRPVKLKKLEYAKP from the coding sequence ATGACTCACATTGACCTAGAATCAATAGAAAAAATGGATAGCCGTTATAGAGCGAATCTTTTCAATACAATATCAGGTTTTAAAAGTGCCAATTTAATTGGAACTGTGAATAAATCTGGAAATACGAATTTAGCTATATTCAACTCTGTGGTTCATATAGGTGCAAATCCACCCTATTTAGGATTTATTTTAAGACCTACTACAGTTGAAAGACATACCTATGAAAACTTAAAAGAAACTGGGTATTATACATTAAATCACGTTCATGAAAGTTTCATAGGAAAGGCACATCAAACATCCGCAAAGTATGAAAGGAACGTATCTGAATTTCAGGCATGTGGCTTTAAGGAAGAATATTTAAATGAATTCAGCGCGCCATTTGTTAAAGAGTCAAAAATAAAATTGGGACTACAATTTGAGGAAGAACATTTAATTAAAGCAAATGACACCATATTGGTTGTAGGTAAAGTAATTCATGCTTTTTTAGATGAAAAACTCATTTCGGCAGATGGTTCCGTAGATCTTTCTGAAGCGGGAACTGTTACGATTTCAGGATTGTATGAATATTTAAGGCCAGTAAAATTAAAGAAGCTTGAATATGCAAAACCATAA
- a CDS encoding ABC transporter ATP-binding protein: MISFQNIEKSFDQQLVLKKINLEIQEGELMVLLGASGSGKTTMLRMINGLERPNSGSIEISNRNIDQHNLLDLRKEIGYVIQKVGLFPHYSVYDNVATILRLKGESEESIQQKVHHWLDKIGMSASLYSHKFPSELSGGEAQRIGLARALVAQPKMILLDEPFSALDPISRVKIRNEFRKIQREERLTAVMVTHDVLEAVSMADRICLLANGEIQQVGTAQEIIFYPKNELVKKFVKGDQFQASLASVSLNEIQKYSKELSIPKENVGNSVLDFLQNSDSKFHSKVLDAFYKWKEAKT, translated from the coding sequence ATGATCTCTTTCCAAAATATTGAAAAGTCATTTGACCAGCAGCTTGTCCTTAAAAAGATTAATCTAGAAATACAGGAGGGAGAATTGATGGTGCTTTTGGGAGCAAGTGGAAGTGGTAAAACAACTATGCTCCGGATGATCAATGGGTTGGAAAGACCTAATTCAGGCTCAATTGAGATTTCAAATAGGAATATAGATCAGCATAATTTGCTTGATTTAAGAAAAGAAATCGGTTATGTAATTCAGAAAGTTGGATTGTTTCCCCATTATTCTGTTTATGATAATGTCGCCACAATTTTAAGGTTGAAAGGTGAATCTGAAGAATCAATTCAACAAAAAGTTCATCATTGGTTGGATAAAATTGGAATGTCAGCATCTTTATATTCTCATAAATTTCCATCTGAATTAAGTGGGGGAGAAGCACAAAGAATTGGTTTGGCTAGGGCATTGGTAGCACAACCTAAAATGATTTTGTTGGATGAACCTTTTAGTGCTTTAGATCCAATTTCAAGAGTGAAAATCCGTAATGAGTTTAGAAAGATTCAAAGAGAAGAGCGTTTGACTGCAGTCATGGTTACACATGATGTTTTAGAAGCGGTTAGTATGGCTGATCGGATTTGTTTACTTGCCAATGGGGAAATTCAGCAAGTAGGAACAGCACAGGAAATTATTTTTTATCCCAAAAATGAATTAGTTAAGAAATTTGTGAAAGGTGATCAGTTTCAAGCTTCTTTAGCTTCTGTTTCTTTAAATGAAATCCAAAAATATAGTAAGGAGCTATCTATTCCTAAAGAGAATGTTGGTAATTCAGTCTTAGATTTTCTACAAAATTCAGATAGCAAATTTCATTCAAAAGTATTGGATGCATTCTATAAATGGAAGGAGGCTAAAACATGA
- a CDS encoding ABC transporter permease/substrate-binding protein — MSSFYDFLIKNKAEVFKQLIEHIELTLVSLCIAVLLGVTIGILIAIYQKTTKTVLSVVNVIQTVPSLALLGFLLPFFGIGVVPAIIALFLYALLPIVRNTYTGITEVDPAVKESAIAMGMKRSQVLFKGELPLALPYIMAGIRTASVINVGVATLSAFIAAGGLGKFILQGIQLNNTNMILAGAIPASLLALFFDAILGRVQKSSLKIIRWFSIVLFGGMLVYLMVSGFQKLNSSNVKNELIGGFPSEFIYREDGLKGLFKTYDFEMDYVEMEIGLLYQALANKEVDVISGFSTDGRIKAFNLKTLKDNRNYFPPYQAAPVARATILKQYPEISESLSKLENQISNSEMTEMNYKVDEGKMQPDEVAHGFLQSKGLLNKNKNKKGNAGTIKIGSKAFTENYILAHLFKMVIEENTHLNIEMKLGFGGTKLLMDAMKNDEIDIYPEYTGTALLLLLETNEKERDDLFSNPDKVYDFVNKESEKQFNFEWLPALGFNNTFAILTRKEQAEELGLNSIEDLADH; from the coding sequence ATGAGTTCGTTTTACGATTTCCTAATCAAAAATAAAGCTGAGGTTTTCAAACAATTGATCGAGCATATTGAGCTCACCTTAGTTTCTTTATGTATTGCGGTTTTGCTAGGAGTTACCATTGGTATTTTGATTGCTATTTACCAAAAAACGACTAAAACGGTTCTTTCCGTAGTTAATGTCATACAGACTGTACCTAGTTTAGCGCTTTTAGGCTTCTTGCTGCCTTTCTTTGGTATTGGAGTAGTTCCGGCAATCATAGCGCTTTTCCTTTACGCATTGCTCCCTATAGTGCGAAATACCTATACGGGAATTACAGAAGTAGATCCTGCCGTAAAAGAATCAGCCATTGCAATGGGAATGAAACGCTCACAAGTTTTATTTAAGGGGGAGTTGCCATTGGCATTGCCATATATTATGGCAGGGATCAGGACTGCTTCCGTCATAAATGTTGGGGTTGCTACATTAAGTGCTTTTATAGCAGCAGGTGGATTGGGTAAATTCATCTTACAAGGAATTCAGCTAAACAATACCAATATGATTTTGGCTGGAGCAATTCCTGCTTCTTTATTAGCGCTGTTTTTTGATGCTATTTTAGGTCGTGTACAAAAAAGTAGTTTAAAAATAATTCGCTGGTTCTCCATTGTTTTATTTGGCGGAATGCTTGTTTACTTAATGGTTTCAGGATTTCAAAAACTCAATTCTTCAAATGTTAAAAATGAATTGATAGGTGGATTTCCCTCTGAGTTTATCTATAGAGAAGATGGCTTGAAAGGATTATTCAAAACTTATGATTTTGAAATGGATTATGTGGAAATGGAAATTGGATTATTGTATCAAGCATTAGCTAATAAGGAAGTAGATGTAATTAGTGGCTTTTCTACTGATGGAAGGATTAAAGCTTTTAATTTAAAAACCTTGAAAGATAATCGTAATTATTTCCCACCTTATCAAGCAGCACCGGTTGCTAGGGCGACTATTTTGAAACAATATCCTGAAATAAGTGAAAGCTTATCAAAGCTTGAAAATCAAATCAGTAATTCAGAAATGACTGAAATGAACTATAAGGTGGATGAAGGTAAAATGCAACCTGATGAGGTAGCTCATGGATTTCTTCAATCAAAGGGTTTGCTAAACAAGAATAAAAATAAAAAGGGTAATGCTGGTACCATTAAAATTGGTAGTAAAGCATTTACGGAGAATTACATTTTAGCGCATTTATTTAAGATGGTCATAGAGGAAAATACTCACTTGAATATTGAAATGAAATTAGGTTTTGGTGGTACTAAGCTTTTGATGGATGCCATGAAAAACGATGAAATTGATATCTATCCTGAATATACAGGAACTGCTTTACTATTATTGTTGGAAACCAATGAAAAGGAAAGAGATGATTTGTTTTCTAATCCTGATAAAGTCTATGATTTCGTTAACAAGGAATCTGAAAAGCAATTCAATTTTGAATGGTTACCAGCTTTAGGATTTAATAATACCTTTGCGATTTTGACGCGAAAAGAGCAGGCGGAAGAGTTGGGTTTAAATAGTATTGAGGATTTAGCAGATCATTAA